GTCCCTGGTACCAGGCAGACTCAGCACCGCCCGGATGGGGGCTGTCGTCGGTATCTATCCAGTCTGCCAGACTGTCCAGCAGATCAGAGGGCTGCTTGAGGCGTGTCAGCAGGCGTTGTCCGATACCTTTGTACTCCTCATTGAACTGTCCGTTCGGCAGGGCGATCAGATTCAGGTTGAGCTTGCCGTTCTCCTCTTCAATCGTGATCCGCAGCGAGCCGCGCTCTTCATCAAACGCAAGCGGTTTCGCCCAGACATCATTCAGTGAACTGTATGACTGGCTTGAGGTGGTTGTCGTAAGCAGCTGCAACGCGCCGGTGATGCCTCCTTCGGCAAACAGGCTGCCCTGCTGGGCCGCAACGGCATTGTGGTGCGTACCGGTCTCAAGATAGACCTCATTGATAAAGGTGACCACGAGAGCGGTGACCAGCGCCGTCACCACCAGGGCTATGACCAGTGCAAACCCGCGCTTGCCGTTCATCGTGACGTAATCCTCGGCTTGACCGTGGCCTGGTACGCTACCGTTTGGCCACCTTCGCGCAGCCTGATGGTAATCCGGATCAATTTGGGCACGGCTTTGGTCAGCTCAGTATCCCAGGTCTTCAGCCAACGGTTGCCATCCGAGCATTCCACCAGAAATCCTTCCAGCTCGTCCAGCAGGGGGTAGGCCTTGGGTTCATCCCCTTCCAGCAACAGGTCCTGGCTCGCTTTGGTCAGGCTAAGCCGCTCCCGGGAGGTGTCGATGCGGTACCGTACACGCAGCTGATCGGATACCGGCGCTGGGGTCGGGGCAGCCAGGGTGCTGAATGTCAGGGTTGAGGCAGGCTTGCCAAAATAGTCCCGGTCTTCCACCACAAAGCGCAGACGGCTGTCGTCCGAAAAATAGCGCAGTGACGCAAGTTCACGGCGGAGCATATCCAGGGTGGAGCGCAGGACCCGGCGCTGCTCCATACCCTGGGAGGCAACTTCATGTGCCCGGTTGAGAGAAAACAGTGTTGCATAGGCTGCGGTGATAACCAGCGTCGCAATTGCAAGGGCGATCAGCAGTTCAAGCAGGGTAAATCCGCGCCGGTTATTTGCGGTCATAGGTCACCAGGGTCAGGTTGCGGCGGCCCTGCTGCCAGGAGACCGTGAGCGTAAAACGGCGCAGTCCCGGATAGTTTGAGGGCAGCTCCTCACGTTTCCAGGTCATGTCCGGATATTCCGGGGCAAATGAACCGTCGGCCTTGAGTGACGTGAGGAAGCCCGGTTCTTCAAGCTTGGCCCGGCACAAGAGCATGGCAGAGGTCTCTTCCCGATCACGCACAACCAGGGAAAGGTGCCGGTTAAAGACCACAACGGAGCTGGTCAGGACACCGGCCACCAGCGCCAGGGCCACCAGTACCTCAAGGAGGGTAAAACCGCTGGATGCCCGGCTCTTCACTGGATCGTCTCCTGGTATCCTGATGCTACCTTGATCGAGCCGCTGACCGGCAGTGCCTGAATGGTGAAGTAGCTGTTGTCGGGCGCGACCAGATGCAGCAGCAGGGGAGCCGAACGGCCGCCGGGGCCGTAGCTGATCAACGCCTCCCCGGTATTGATCGTGCCGAGCTGGTCCGTGGTGATGTCGCTGACACGGATACCTTTTACCAGCGGCTGACGTTTCAGGAATGGGTCGTCATCCTGTGGGGTATCGCTGCTGGCCGGTTCTTTCCGGCTGACGCTCAGACGGTCATCATCAAGGTTGATACGCAGATAGTAGGTCTTTTTGGTTGCAACGGCACGTTCTTCCAGATAGCGCATCAGGACTGCCAACTGACGGGCTGAATTGCGCAGATCGGATGCCTGGCTTGAAGGCAGACGTGGAAATATAAGTGCTGTAACCAATGAGATCAGCAGCAGCACCACAATCAGTTCCAGCAGGGTAAAACCTGCGTGCAAAGGCCGCATCATGCCGGTGGGGCCGTGCTGTCCGGTATGCTTACTGGATGTTCCAGTTGCAGATATCGGCACCTTTACCTTCGCCCCCCTTGACACCGTCACTGCCAAGGCTGCAAAGATCATAATCGCCATGCTCACCGGGGGAAAGGTAGATGTAGTCGCCCCCCCAGGGGTCTGTCGGCAGCTTTTTACTCTCCAGATAGCCTTCCTGGCGGTAGTTCTTGGGAATCAGCCCGGTGGTCGGTTTGGTCAACAACGCCTGCATCCCCTGCTCTGTGGTGGGGTAGTTGCCGTTATCCAGCTTGTACAGTTTGAGCGCGGTTTCAAGATTACGGATCTGTACCTTGGCGTCGGCAAGCTTGGCATCATCAGATCTGCCGATGATCTTGGGGCCCACCAGCGCTGCCAAAAGCGCCAGTATGACGATGACCACCATGATTTCTATCAGGGTAAAACCCCGCCGGTTGTTGACTGTTCTCTGCATCGGTCTATTCTCCCTTCAAACGTCTATTTAACCAGTTCGTTCAGCTGGAAAATCGGTAACAGGACGGCAATCACCACCAGTCCCACCATCAGGCCCATCGCCAGCACCAGCAGCGGTTCCAGCAGGGCCATAAAACGGCCGGTTGCCGCCTCAAACTCCCGTTCAAAACTGCTTCCTGCCGTT
Above is a window of Trichlorobacter lovleyi SZ DNA encoding:
- a CDS encoding prepilin-type N-terminal cleavage/methylation domain-containing protein, coding for MPISATGTSSKHTGQHGPTGMMRPLHAGFTLLELIVVLLLISLVTALIFPRLPSSQASDLRNSARQLAVLMRYLEERAVATKKTYYLRINLDDDRLSVSRKEPASSDTPQDDDPFLKRQPLVKGIRVSDITTDQLGTINTGEALISYGPGGRSAPLLLHLVAPDNSYFTIQALPVSGSIKVASGYQETIQ
- the gspK gene encoding type II secretion system minor pseudopilin GspK; the encoded protein is MNGKRGFALVIALVVTALVTALVVTFINEVYLETGTHHNAVAAQQGSLFAEGGITGALQLLTTTTSSQSYSSLNDVWAKPLAFDEERGSLRITIEEENGKLNLNLIALPNGQFNEEYKGIGQRLLTRLKQPSDLLDSLADWIDTDDSPHPGGAESAWYQGRKVKYRPRNKPLETFEELNRIRGFTPELVEQLRPFTTVYGDQPGVAVAAPININTAPRELLLALDEGMTESLAEQIIAYRLTTPFKTPAEMVKVPGMQTIATALQTRIVTKGSVYRIRSEATVNDVTRTIEAVARINGGTSTIIYWREY
- a CDS encoding type II secretion system protein GspJ, with product MTANNRRGFTLLELLIALAIATLVITAAYATLFSLNRAHEVASQGMEQRRVLRSTLDMLRRELASLRYFSDDSRLRFVVEDRDYFGKPASTLTFSTLAAPTPAPVSDQLRVRYRIDTSRERLSLTKASQDLLLEGDEPKAYPLLDELEGFLVECSDGNRWLKTWDTELTKAVPKLIRITIRLREGGQTVAYQATVKPRITSR
- the gspG gene encoding type II secretion system major pseudopilin GspG, producing MQRTVNNRRGFTLIEIMVVIVILALLAALVGPKIIGRSDDAKLADAKVQIRNLETALKLYKLDNGNYPTTEQGMQALLTKPTTGLIPKNYRQEGYLESKKLPTDPWGGDYIYLSPGEHGDYDLCSLGSDGVKGGEGKGADICNWNIQ
- a CDS encoding prepilin-type N-terminal cleavage/methylation domain-containing protein; its protein translation is MKSRASSGFTLLEVLVALALVAGVLTSSVVVFNRHLSLVVRDREETSAMLLCRAKLEEPGFLTSLKADGSFAPEYPDMTWKREELPSNYPGLRRFTLTVSWQQGRRNLTLVTYDRK